The following are encoded together in the Humulus lupulus chromosome 5, drHumLupu1.1, whole genome shotgun sequence genome:
- the LOC133777509 gene encoding magnesium dechelatase SGRL, chloroplastic — MASHSYCAYYTFIPSPQRNINKPSNRPNFVLLSSSINNTNRCSYTTVVSGAVRLLGAPTRFEASKLEVVFMGDEMKNKYAGIIPRTYILSHCDFTANLTLTISNVINLEQLKGWYSKDDVVAEWKKVNDEMCLHVHCFVSGPNLLLELAAEFRYQIFSKELPLVLKAVLHGDSVLFTEHPELLDSLVRVYFHSCLQKYNKMECWGPLRDAVEGRQEDRTQRLLTTSDKGNSHLTNKLGGPKSILQALFAFLL, encoded by the exons ATGGCCTCTCATTCTTACTGCGCTTATTATACCTTTATCCCATCACCGCAGAGGAATATCAACAAGCCCAGCAACAGACCCAACTTTGTTCTACTCTCGTCTTCCATCAACAACACTAACAGATGCTCTTATACCACTGTTGTTTCTGGG GCTGTTCGACTATTGGGTGCTCCGACCAGGTTCGAAGCTTCAAAGCTAGAAGTTGTTTTTATGGGAGATGAGATGAAGAATAAGTATGCTGGAATCATCCCAAGAACTTACATCCTATCTCATTGTGACTTCACTGCGAATCTAACCTTGACCATCTCCAATGTTATCAACCTTGAACAG TTGAAAGGTTGGTACAGCAAGGACGATGTGGTTGCTGAATGGAAAAAGGTGAATGATGAAATGTGTTTGCATGTTCATTGCTTTGTGAGCGGTCCCAATCTATTGCTCGAACTCGCTGCTGAGTTTAGATATCAAATATTTTCCAAAGAATTGCCTTTG GTTCTCAAAGCTGTACTTCATGGAGATTCAGTACTTTTCACTGAGCATCCTGAGCTACTTGACTCTTTGGTTCGGGTGTACTTCCATTCTTGTCTGCAAAAGTACAACAAAATGGAATGTTGGGGTCCTCTTAGGGATGCTGTAGAG GGAAGACAAGAGGATCGCACACAAAGGCTATTAACCACAAGCGATAAGGGTAATTCCCATCTTACCAACAAGCTTGGAGGCCCAAAATCCATACTTCAAGCTCTATTTGCCTTCCTTCTTTGA